From a region of the Armatimonas rosea genome:
- the pdxS gene encoding pyridoxal 5'-phosphate synthase lyase subunit PdxS, producing MAEITEKSTWSTKVGLAEMLKGGVIMDVVNVEQAVIAQEAGAVAVMALERVPADIRKDGGVARMSDPRMIKEIMAAVTIPVMAKARIGHIIEARILEALGVDFIDESEVLTPADEQFHIHKHDFSVPFVCGCRNLGEALRRIGEGAAMIRTKGEAGTGNVVEAVRHMRSLMGGIRKIASMDEAELMTEAKELQAPYELVLQVAKTGRLPVPNFSAGGVATPADAALMMHLGAETVFVGSGIFKSGDPAERAKRIVDAVTFHKDYAKLAEISENLGEPMVGIDIRTLKDSELLATRGW from the coding sequence GATTATGGACGTCGTGAACGTGGAGCAGGCCGTGATCGCACAAGAGGCGGGCGCGGTGGCGGTGATGGCACTAGAGCGTGTCCCCGCCGATATCCGCAAAGACGGTGGCGTGGCGCGTATGAGCGACCCGCGCATGATCAAAGAGATCATGGCCGCTGTCACCATCCCCGTGATGGCAAAAGCACGTATCGGGCATATTATCGAGGCGCGCATCCTAGAGGCACTCGGCGTGGACTTTATCGACGAGTCCGAGGTGCTTACCCCCGCCGACGAGCAGTTCCATATCCACAAGCACGACTTCTCCGTGCCCTTTGTCTGTGGGTGCCGCAATCTAGGCGAGGCCCTGCGCCGTATCGGGGAGGGCGCGGCGATGATCCGCACCAAGGGCGAGGCCGGGACCGGCAACGTGGTCGAGGCCGTGCGCCACATGCGCTCGCTGATGGGCGGGATTCGCAAGATCGCCTCCATGGACGAAGCCGAGCTGATGACCGAGGCCAAGGAGCTCCAGGCCCCCTACGAGCTCGTGCTGCAAGTGGCAAAGACCGGGCGCCTTCCCGTGCCCAACTTCTCCGCGGGTGGAGTCGCCACCCCCGCCGATGCCGCTCTGATGATGCACCTGGGCGCGGAGACGGTCTTTGTGGGCAGCGGTATCTTCAAGTCTGGCGACCCCGCCGAGCGCGCCAAGCGCATTGTCGATGCGGTCACCTTCCACAAAGACTACGCCAAGCTCGCCGAGATCTCCGAGAACCTGGGAGAGCCGATGGTCGGGATCGATATCCGCACCCTCAAGGACAGCGAGCTGCTCGCGACGCGCGGCTGGTAG